One window of Populus nigra chromosome 5, ddPopNigr1.1, whole genome shotgun sequence genomic DNA carries:
- the LOC133693339 gene encoding protein JASON-like isoform X1: protein MGCFFTCLRTKEDRSNRSRPHAISSDSLRSEPALQEARVSKNRLSSLFLSEEKEESLRGDVENPCLGSPHINKGLRDEAKFLKACGTLTETPIEIRKACEKFNGSSTLDKDSEPSKFHSWLPSTSIKKLQLDNQTDLPLTPVKLCEEWGKGSVSSEQTPSSSCITNVHTSEDSESGSRERVIKVQANENDDVVAGPPWLSASIVQSRNKSVRFECDFDTSSSKGSSSENSCQVPGKYESPGNLSVSKPSPKPTPSKLLDDMQTPGTVFPANLETSDNGKTRFRSQHVYSVLNPVESASQWKLLKEDDFNSLRLSGEPRESLEQSESATPKPERGVKESSSGKDLKVEASLSSWFKPSQSTLGEDNPNTGTASSKNFRFGRTPGDRPIIGMVAAHWNENEPSQISPKWWDGNGIPNSTNKYKEDQKVSWHATPFEERLEKALSEESVISQRKPISGRPIVFDECEESDTALSRLQTSTQAKSVVSF, encoded by the exons ATGGGTTGTTTCTTTACCTGCTTGCGTACTAAAGAAGATCGATCCAATCGGTCTCGACCTCACGCCATCTCCTCAGATTCTCTTCGATCCGAACCTGCTCtt cAGGAAGCTCGGGTATCTAAAAATCGTTTATCGTCTCTATTTTTGTCTGAAG agaaagaagaatctTTGCGTGGCGACGTTGAGAATCCTTGTTTAGGATCTCCACATATCAACAAAGGACTTAGGGATGAG GCTAAATTTCTTAAAGCTTGTGGTACATTGACAGAAACTCCAATTGAAATTCGGAAAGCTTGCGAAAAGTTTAATGGTTCATCTACTCTTGATAAAGATTCAGAACCTTCAAAATTTCATTCATGGCTTCCCAGCACATCGATCAAGAAACTTCAATTGGATAATCAAACAGATCTGCCTCTTACTCCGGTTAAACTTTGTGAAGAGTGGGGAAAGGGTTCAGTTTCTTCTGAGCAGACACCTAGCAG TAGCTGTATAACAAATGTGCACACCAGTGAAGATAGTGAGTCAGGGAGTCGTGAAAGAGTGATCAAGGTTCAAGCAAATGAGAAtgatgatgttgttgctggTCCTCCTTGGCTTTCAGCTTCGATTGTTCAGAGCAGGAACAAGTCTGTTCGCTTCGAATGTGATTTTGATACATCTTCCTCCAAAGGGTCTTCATCTGAAAATAGTTGCCAAGTTCCTGGGAAATATGAATCTCCAGGGAATCTCAGTGTTTCAAAGCCTTCTCCTAAACCAACCCCTTCAAAACTTTTGGACGACATGCAAACACCCGGTACTGTTTTCCCTGCAAACCTAGAAACTTCAGATAATGGAAAGACTAGGTTCAGGTCCCAACATGTTTATTCAGTCCTGAACCCGGTTGAAAGTGCCTCTCAGTGGAAGTTATTGAAGGAAGATGATTTCAACTCACTTCGACTGTCAGGTGAGCCGAGAGAATCTCTAGAACAGTCTGAAAGTGCAACTCCTAAACCGGAAAGGGGAGTAAAAGAATCTTCCTCTGGGAAAGATTTGAAGGTAGAAGCGAGCTTGTCTTCTTGGTTCAAACCATCACAGTCCACACTTGGTGAAGATAATCCAAATACCGGTACTGCTTCTAGCAAAAATTTTCGTTTTGGTAGAACTCCTGGGGACAGGCCTATCATTGGAATGGTTGCTGCGCACTGGAATGAAAATGAACCTTCTCAAATCTCCCCAAAGTGGTGGGATGGAAATGGGATTCCAAATTCGACAAACAAATATAAGGAG GATCAGAAAGTAAGCTGGCATGCAACACCatttgaggagaggttagaGAAGGCATTGTCTGAAGAGAGTGTCATCTCACAAAG GAAGCCAATCAGCGGGAGACCCATTGTTTTTGACGAATGCGAGGAAAGTGATACTGCTCTATCTCGGTTGCAAACCTCAACACAAGCCAAGTCAGTTGTTTCGTTCTGA
- the LOC133693339 gene encoding protein JASON-like isoform X2, with protein sequence MGCFFTCLRTKEDRSNRSRPHAISSDSLRSEPALEARVSKNRLSSLFLSEEKEESLRGDVENPCLGSPHINKGLRDEAKFLKACGTLTETPIEIRKACEKFNGSSTLDKDSEPSKFHSWLPSTSIKKLQLDNQTDLPLTPVKLCEEWGKGSVSSEQTPSSSCITNVHTSEDSESGSRERVIKVQANENDDVVAGPPWLSASIVQSRNKSVRFECDFDTSSSKGSSSENSCQVPGKYESPGNLSVSKPSPKPTPSKLLDDMQTPGTVFPANLETSDNGKTRFRSQHVYSVLNPVESASQWKLLKEDDFNSLRLSGEPRESLEQSESATPKPERGVKESSSGKDLKVEASLSSWFKPSQSTLGEDNPNTGTASSKNFRFGRTPGDRPIIGMVAAHWNENEPSQISPKWWDGNGIPNSTNKYKEDQKVSWHATPFEERLEKALSEESVISQRKPISGRPIVFDECEESDTALSRLQTSTQAKSVVSF encoded by the exons ATGGGTTGTTTCTTTACCTGCTTGCGTACTAAAGAAGATCGATCCAATCGGTCTCGACCTCACGCCATCTCCTCAGATTCTCTTCGATCCGAACCTGCTCtt GAAGCTCGGGTATCTAAAAATCGTTTATCGTCTCTATTTTTGTCTGAAG agaaagaagaatctTTGCGTGGCGACGTTGAGAATCCTTGTTTAGGATCTCCACATATCAACAAAGGACTTAGGGATGAG GCTAAATTTCTTAAAGCTTGTGGTACATTGACAGAAACTCCAATTGAAATTCGGAAAGCTTGCGAAAAGTTTAATGGTTCATCTACTCTTGATAAAGATTCAGAACCTTCAAAATTTCATTCATGGCTTCCCAGCACATCGATCAAGAAACTTCAATTGGATAATCAAACAGATCTGCCTCTTACTCCGGTTAAACTTTGTGAAGAGTGGGGAAAGGGTTCAGTTTCTTCTGAGCAGACACCTAGCAG TAGCTGTATAACAAATGTGCACACCAGTGAAGATAGTGAGTCAGGGAGTCGTGAAAGAGTGATCAAGGTTCAAGCAAATGAGAAtgatgatgttgttgctggTCCTCCTTGGCTTTCAGCTTCGATTGTTCAGAGCAGGAACAAGTCTGTTCGCTTCGAATGTGATTTTGATACATCTTCCTCCAAAGGGTCTTCATCTGAAAATAGTTGCCAAGTTCCTGGGAAATATGAATCTCCAGGGAATCTCAGTGTTTCAAAGCCTTCTCCTAAACCAACCCCTTCAAAACTTTTGGACGACATGCAAACACCCGGTACTGTTTTCCCTGCAAACCTAGAAACTTCAGATAATGGAAAGACTAGGTTCAGGTCCCAACATGTTTATTCAGTCCTGAACCCGGTTGAAAGTGCCTCTCAGTGGAAGTTATTGAAGGAAGATGATTTCAACTCACTTCGACTGTCAGGTGAGCCGAGAGAATCTCTAGAACAGTCTGAAAGTGCAACTCCTAAACCGGAAAGGGGAGTAAAAGAATCTTCCTCTGGGAAAGATTTGAAGGTAGAAGCGAGCTTGTCTTCTTGGTTCAAACCATCACAGTCCACACTTGGTGAAGATAATCCAAATACCGGTACTGCTTCTAGCAAAAATTTTCGTTTTGGTAGAACTCCTGGGGACAGGCCTATCATTGGAATGGTTGCTGCGCACTGGAATGAAAATGAACCTTCTCAAATCTCCCCAAAGTGGTGGGATGGAAATGGGATTCCAAATTCGACAAACAAATATAAGGAG GATCAGAAAGTAAGCTGGCATGCAACACCatttgaggagaggttagaGAAGGCATTGTCTGAAGAGAGTGTCATCTCACAAAG GAAGCCAATCAGCGGGAGACCCATTGTTTTTGACGAATGCGAGGAAAGTGATACTGCTCTATCTCGGTTGCAAACCTCAACACAAGCCAAGTCAGTTGTTTCGTTCTGA